CTATGCCGAAGCTGAAAAGGGGAGAATAGAAAACAGCCAAAGATATTTGACTTTTAAAGCCTATTTGGAAAAACAAGGCATAAAAATAGGCGATAATTTGATATTCAAAACGGATGAAAGAGGGCAGAAAGGCGGGTTCGAATTATTTAAAAGTATGATTAAAACAGGATTGCCTGATGCAATAGTCTGCTACAACGACTGGACTGCGTTCGGTATAATTGAGGGCGCGATACAGCATAAAATAAAGGTACCGGAACAATTAAAAGTTTCGGGATTTGATAATATTTTGTTAAGCAGTTATTTCAAAGTTCCGCTTACAACAATAAATTATAAAGCAAAATTAATTGCCCAAACAGCTGTCGAGATTTTACTTGGAAGAATTGAAGGATCTAAAGGAAAAATAAAAGCTGTTATAGTGGAACCCGAACTTATAATAAGAGAATCTACAAGGAAGGGGTAATAACCGTCTATGATTAAAACATTGAAACTGTCACTGGTAGATTTATTAGGCAGGGAATATATGGAAGGTGTTATTGAAGCGGCATCCATATTTTCGTTAAAGGATAAATCCGCCGCTTCCAAGATTGCAAATGAAAAAGTGGAATTTTATCCTGAAAGTTTCAGCAATAAAGTGGAAAGCTTTATTGAAAAGATTGGTTTAGAACTTATCCCGCCGGTTAAAACAGGGCAGGAAGGCGCTTGCACTTCTTCTTTTAAAAAAGCTTCTAACTTAAATGCGAGCCCGGTATCGGGCTTGGGATATTTAAGATTGGGCGAGGACGGGAAAGTATACTTAGCGGCAAAGAGTGAGCATTACCACGCGCCTTTAGGCCATTCGTTCCCCGGCTATAAACTTCTTGATAATGCCCGGTCTCTTGGTATTACAAACGCCACGCACAACAATACAAGAGGTTATATCACGCGTTTGCTTGAAGCTGAACTAATACGCACGATAAACGGGCTTGCTCTTTCCGACAAAGAGGGGCTTTGCAATGTTATTTCTTCGGAAGCTCCCCATGTTTTAAACAGAGTCATTAATCTTGAAACAGGGTCTCTGGCTGTAGAGGCGGGTGTTAAAATGATGCTTGCCAAATTCTATAAAGCAGAAAAAACTTCTAAGGAACCTGAATATACCGGTAAAGTTCCTGTTTTCTTCGTGATGGGAGATAAGGAAGGCGGAAGGATGGCAAACTATCACGGAACCACGGTCATTACCCAGATGATGCGGGATTTATGGCCTGAAATTTACGCGAAAGTTTCCAGCGCCGGCATAATGGAAATATGCCCGGTAGCAATAAATGACCTAGAGGATTTTAAAAATAAGTTTGCGAAGTATAATCAGGGAAAGTATAAAGCCGCGGGGTTCCTGCATGAAATTATTATAATGAACTATGGTGGAATGCGGCTTAAGGAAGAATATTTAAAACAGGCTTATGAAATTTGCCATGCTGGAGACACGCCCGTGCTGGTGGATGAAATTCAGTCTTGTATGTGGTATCCCGGAATGTATCTCTTCAGATTGTACGGGCTTAACCCGGATTTCGTTGCAGTTGGGAAAGGATTCCCGGGGGGGCAGTACGCTGCATCAAGGATTATCACAACCGCAGGTATGGATAACCTCAGCCAGTTTGGTGCGCTTGTTACCAATGGGCAGGAGGAATTAGCGTCCCTGGCTTACCTCATAACGATGGCTTTTGCCCAGGAAAACAGCGCGCATATCGGAGAGATAGGAAAGTATTATGAGAATAAAGTTAAAGAGACCGTAAAAGAGTTCCCGGCTTTTGTGGATTGTGTGGAAGGGCAGGAACTTTTAATTTCAATATATTTTAAAACTGAGGTCCAGGCAATAAGGTTCACGGAGCTGCTTAATGCGCAATGCATTGATATCAGCGCTCATACCTACAAGGCAAAATGTCCGCCTGCGGCTTTGACA
This DNA window, taken from Elusimicrobiota bacterium, encodes the following:
- a CDS encoding aminotransferase class III-fold pyridoxal phosphate-dependent enzyme — translated: MIKTLKLSLVDLLGREYMEGVIEAASIFSLKDKSAASKIANEKVEFYPESFSNKVESFIEKIGLELIPPVKTGQEGACTSSFKKASNLNASPVSGLGYLRLGEDGKVYLAAKSEHYHAPLGHSFPGYKLLDNARSLGITNATHNNTRGYITRLLEAELIRTINGLALSDKEGLCNVISSEAPHVLNRVINLETGSLAVEAGVKMMLAKFYKAEKTSKEPEYTGKVPVFFVMGDKEGGRMANYHGTTVITQMMRDLWPEIYAKVSSAGIMEICPVAINDLEDFKNKFAKYNQGKYKAAGFLHEIIIMNYGGMRLKEEYLKQAYEICHAGDTPVLVDEIQSCMWYPGMYLFRLYGLNPDFVAVGKGFPGGQYAASRIITTAGMDNLSQFGALVTNGQEELASLAYLITMAFAQENSAHIGEIGKYYENKVKETVKEFPAFVDCVEGQELLISIYFKTEVQAIRFTELLNAQCIDISAHTYKAKCPPAALTKLPIIASKKMTDFLIAKMRAALIKMNGEKKC